One Babesia bovis T2Bo chromosome 4 map unlocalized Chr4_1, whole genome shotgun sequence genomic window carries:
- a CDS encoding putative integral membrane protein — translation MQSQYVYRLATVVISFLLLNAFCDELQFPLLSSRQPSPNLIVGKIRFPCGQSVTEISELDKAFAFRTNNVDLTLDPKSLKIFSKFKFDGNIAVKEVNSGDVKQWTLREIDLFGPRESNNWMPGNISTCGRSGDYFLGGPCQLSNGRVHRYYFNLPEHTEVRLTGRIHFFDQWEGQHVNIVVDGDILWTQSHNWCPSLSNTECIKYGIDSCGQEYPDRLSVHFDVFKHHTRESMALEINSNIEGNPCEASWGIDDIALYLR, via the exons ATGCAGAGCCAATATGTCTATAGATTAGCGACAGTGGTAATATCATTCCTCCTGCTGAATGCATTTTGTGATGAGTTACAGTTTCCTTTATTGTCTAGCCGGCAACCATCACCTAATCTCATAGTCGGTAAGATACGGTTTCCTTGCGGTCAATCAGTAACCGAGATCAGTGAACTTGACAAAGCCTTTGCATTCCGTACTAACAATGTCGATCTCACATTAGATCCAAAATCGCTGAAAATATTTTCAAAGTTTAAATTTGATGGTAATATCGCAGTTAAAGAAGTTAACTCGGGTGACGTGAAACAATG GACATTAAGGGAAATTGACCTTTTTGGACCACGTGAAAGCAATAATTGGATGCCTGGGAATATATCCACTTGTGGGAGGTCAGGTGACTACTTCCTTGGGGGACCCTG CCAACTATCTAATGGACGTGTTCATAGATACTACTTTAATCTTCCAGAGCACACAGAAGTGCGTTTGACGGGTCGCATACACTTCTTCGACCAATGGGAAG GCCAACATGTAAATATAGTGGTCGATGGCGATATCCTATGGACGC AATCACACAACTGGTGTCCCAGTCTGAGCAATACTGAGTGCATCAAGTACGGCATTGACAGCTGCGGACAAGAGTACCCAGACAGACTTTCC GTACATTTCGACGTGTTCAAGCACCATACACGTGAATCCATGGCACTGGAGATTAATAGCAACATTGAGGGTAACCCCTGTGAAGCATCTTGGGGCATTGACGATATAGCCTTGTATTTAAGGTGA
- a CDS encoding Ankyrin repeats (3 copies) family protein codes for MEIVEPLRRSLRCLFNWRSKRQDLIHEFKKCCQLVAIKRAGGELHDDDFWNLYGYFKQTVVGDFNVDLADESSEINKRKWASWKRHAGMSKREAMAAYVAIVRQLFGYDDDNMVYPVSNAPSKPLGSLMDHHDDEDDGLYSLVVNGDVERIESLLKDTPELVNVRTPSGITPLHVAADRGHIDVVMCLLKYGADMNVVDDNGDTPLLTAAAAGNRDIVDLLLRGGADQSLRNVENKNCDDILKPQKA; via the exons ATGGAGATAGTCGAGCCTTTGAGGCGGAGTTTGCGATGTCTATTCAACTGGCGAAGTAAACGACAGGATCTCATTCATGAATTTAAAAAATGCTGCCAATTGGTGGCTATAAAACGTGCCGGAGGCGAGTTGCACGACGACGATTTTTGGAATCTCTATG GTTACTTTAAACAGACAGTTGTAGGTGATTTCAATGTCGACCTTGCTGATGAAAGCTCTGAAATCAATAAGCGTAAATG gGCTTCATGGAAGAGGCATGCTGGAATGTCGAAACGCGAAGCTATGGCCGCGTATGTGGCTATAGTTCGCCAGCTGTTTGGATACGATGATGACAATATGGTTTACCCCGTGAGTAACGCGCCAAGTAAACCTTTAGGCAGCTTAATGGATCATCACGATGACGAAGATGATGGACTGTACTCACTAGTAGTCAATGGCGATGTCGAGAGGATAGAGTCTCTTTTAAAGG ATACACCTGAACTGGTCAATGTAAGGACCCCTAGCGGAATCACGCCGCTACATGTGGCTGCCGATAGAGGGCACATTGACGTGGTAATGTGTCTACTTAAGTACGGTGCTGATATGAATGTGGTTGACGACAACGGCGACACACCGCTTTTAACGGCGGCAGCGGCGGGGAACCGTGATATAGTTGACCTTCTACTGAGGGGTGGAGCTGATCAATCCTTGAG GAACGTCGAAAATAAAAACTGCGACGACATACTGAAGCCACAGAAAGCATGA
- a CDS encoding SET domain family protein → MSTDDAVWHDYHADEGVCVEPKDGVYDNGGSPANTGEQESWTGYVDVEAYSSEQILSLVEIAPAPGKGRCMYTRRAYEPGEIIIIEKPLFAITPDSNSNIWDTLMTLHQEQPLHLPPLWHHAALVSILEGNEEKLEIMKGKWVLDNDPPVSEDVYRILEVTCAEHRDGSFVYHNGTVICPNLYQFLLQVWPLNAFAHSTHPQGLVIYDKISYLAHSCDSSATWNHYGEDIFVLRARRKLQIGDELTISYIGEADLLAPTPRRRKLLQNWAFRCGCQRCIMKTDAARGFLCKRCQYGRINLFSDPGDEYINSDPCTSCGYTFTQEDISTYIQLEDAYIDYIDNMDRSNILGIQQVYNNAKNVFNQHWCIYQLQTMLFEIYKEKGETELSRHYMNQRISYLNAVMPRPLYSVAFTYEEFADMLSTSAGLKLDDTELVNHDVDIETLRIIMDLYYKAVALLYILAGQEHPYYYAVATKLGRIDALLNEKVPPQL, encoded by the exons ATGTCTACGGACGACGCAGTATGGCATGACTACCATGCTGATGAAGGGGTGTGTGTTGAGCCGAAGGACGGTGTCTATGATAATGGAGGTTCACCAGCAAATACCGGTGAACAAGAGTCGTGGACAGGCTATGTTGATGTAGAGGCATATTCCAGCGAGCAGATACTGAGTTTAGTAGAGATAGCTCCTGCCCCTGGCAAAGGAA GATGTATGTACACTCGTAGAGCTTATGAACCCGGTGAAATCATTATTATCGAGAAGCCACTGTTCGCAATTACCCCCGATAGCAATAGCAACATATGGGATACTTTAATGACGTTACACCAGGAACAGCCTTTGCATTTACCGCCACTGTGGCATCATGCCGCATTAGTGAGTATCCTAGAAGGTAACGAGGAAAAGCTTGAAATAATGAAGGGTAAATGGGTATTAG ATAACGACCCGCCAGTTTCTGAGGACGTATATCGCATATTAGAAGTTACATGTGCGGAGCACCGCGATGGTAGCTTTGTATACCATAATGGCACTGTAATATGCCCCAATCTATACCAGTTCTTACTGCAGGTATGGCCTTTAAATGCTTTTGCACATAGTACCCACCCCCAAGGTCTAGTTATCTACGACA AAATATCGTACCTTGCCCATAGCTGTGACTCGTCAGCTACGTGGAACCATTATGGAGAGGATATTTTCGTCCTTAGGGCAAGGCGCAAGCTGCAGATTGGAGATGAGCTTACTATATCGTATATAGGCGAGGCCGATCTTTTGGCCCCTACACCAA GACGTCGTAAATTGTTGCAGAATTGGGCATTCCGATGTGGATGCCAGCGTTGTATAATGAAAACGGATGCTGCACGTGGCTTTTTATGCAAAAGGTGTCAATATGGCAGGATTAACCTATTTAGTGACCCTGGAGATGAATACATAAATAGCGATCCCTGCACGTCATGCGGATATACATTTACACAGGAGGATATCAGTACCTATATTCAACTGGAAGATGCATATATTGACTACATCGATAACATGGATCGTTCTAATATCCTGGGTATACAGCAGGTCTATAATAACGCGAAGAACGTATTCAACCAGCATTGGTGCATTTACCAGCTCCAGACAATGCTATTTGAAATCTATAAGGAGAAGGGTGAAACCGAGTTATCGCGCCACTATATGAATCAGCGAATATCCTACCTCAATGCG GTAATGCCAAGACCACTATACAGTGTGGCGTTCACATATGAGGAATTCGCTGACATGCTGTCAACATCGGCTGGATTGAAGCTAGACGACACTGAACTTGTGAATCATGACGTCGACATAGAGACACT CCGAATTATCATGGATTTGTACTACAAGGCAGTCGCACTGCTCTATATACTTGCTGGACAAGAACACCCGTATTACTACGCAGTTGCG ACGAAATTAGGTAGAATTGACGCATTGCTGAATGAGAAGGTACCGCCTCAATTATAG
- a CDS encoding putative RNA pre-processing (snoRNA) binding domain family protein, protein MEKTYFLFETAAGYALYHIDEWDQIGHVDAMDEICRSAERFKESIHFKAFQPFTTAADALENIRAVVDGEVTSMLSAFLSLNMPKKGARLAVVDPALGKSLSAKGFQVLYDSNVIEILRGCRQHEMKHIAKLASGASAFDMDKFHVGLGHNYSRTKLQVDPRRHDKPVVNCVALLDSLTKNLNSFAMRVREWYGWHFPELVKIVPDNKLYCQTVQIIQCKNKFDWSTRIDELKQLLNDDELVSSIQKAANQSIGHELSDACMQNIYNFASQVVKLEEMRERLNVHLGNKLAITAPNLSTVAGNVLTARLISHAGSLVNLAKMSASSIQILGAEKALFRALKTRSNTPKYGLIFQSTFIGKASVKHKGRAARYLANKCALAARLDCFCDVNSNVYGKHMVDLLAKRMEYLAGGPVHETSIEVMKAASKEYETLKSQLVSESKSDQVVTSLDTTNDVDNIEPKKSKKQKKNSTIVDNTVAEVEPEKRKRSKEKKSSEGKTDDSSVEKSAKKSKSKTDSTPVEDTSKPEMGTTSESKAEKKHKKSKVKEVDLQKSSDSTKKSKKQKKGSEST, encoded by the coding sequence ATGGAGAAAACCTATTTTCTCTTTGAGACCGCCGCTGGCTACGCGTTGTACCATATTGACGAATGGGATCAAATAGGTCACGTTGATGCTATGGATGAAATATGCAGATCAGCAGAGCGTTTTAAGGAATCCATCCACTTTAAGGCTTTTCAACCCTTTACTACTGCTGCGGATGCTCTGGAGAACATTCGAGCAGTAGTTGATGGCGAAGTCACATCCATGCTGTCTGCTTTCTTGAGTCTCAATATGCCAAAGAAGGGTGCACGACTTGCTGTGGTTGATCCAGCCCTGGGTAAATCGCTATCGGCTAAAGGATTCCAGGTACTCTACGACAGTAATGTGATTGAAATACTTCGAGGCTGTCGTCAACATGAGATGAAGCACATAGCAAAGTTAGCTTCAGGTGCATCGGCATTTGATATGGATAAGTTCCATGTTGGTTTAGGTCACAATTACAGTCGTACGAAGTTACAAGTTGACCCTAGGCGTCACGATAAGCCTGTTGTCAACTGTGTCGCACTTTTGGATTCGTTGACTAAGAATTTAAATTCATTCGCTATGAGAGTGAGGGAGTGGTACGGATGGCATTTTCCGGAATTAGTGAAAATAGTCCCCGATAACAAGCTTTATTGCCAGACTGTGCAAATTATACAGTGCAAAAATAAGTTCGACTGGTCTACACGGATTGATGAATTGAAGCAGCTTCTAAATGACGATGAGCTTGTCTCAAGTATACAAAAGGCAGCTAATCAATCCATTGGTCACGAACTTTCAGATGCTTGTATGCAGAACATATACAACTTCGCTTCACAGGTAGTGAAGCTCGAGGAGATGCGTGAGCGGTTGAACGTACATCTGGGCAACAAACTGGCAATTACAGCCCCTAACCTCAGCACTGTGGCTGGCAACGTGTTAACCGCAAGATTGATATCACACGCAGGTTCATTGGTCAACCTTGCTAAAATGTCGGCAAGCTCAATACAGATTTTAGGTGCCGAAAAGGCATTATTCCGAGCACTCAAGACGCGTTCCAACACACCAAAGTATGGCCTTATATTCCAATCCACTTTTATCGGCAAGGCCAGTGTAAAACACAAGGGACGTGCAGCTCGCTATTTGGCGAACAAATGTGCCTTGGCTGCGAGACTCGACTGTTTCTGTGATGTGAATTCTAACGTCTACGGTAAGCATATGGTCGACCTCCTGGCGAAGCGGATGGAGTACCTAGCTGGAGGCCCAGTTCACGAAACTAGCATTGAGGTGATGAAAGCTGCTTCTAAGGAGTATGAAACACTGAAAAGCCAACTAGTAAGTGAGAGCAAAAGTGATCAAGTAGTGACTTCTTTAGATACCACTAACGACGTGGATAACATAGAACCCAAGAAGTCTAAGAAGCAGAAGAAAAATAGCACTATCGTAGACAACACTGTAGCTGAGGTTGAACCCGAAAAGAGGAAAAGAAGTAAAGAGAAAAAATCAAGTGAAGGTAAGACAGATGATTCATCTGTAGAAAAAAGCGCTAAGAAAAGCAAATCCAAGACTGATAGTACTCCAGTAGAAGATACAAGTAAACCTGAGATGGGAACCACATCGGAATCGAAAGCAGAAAAGAAGCATAAAAAATCAAAAGTTAAAGAAGTTGACTTACAAAAAAGCTCGGATTCAACAAAGAAATCTAAAAAGCAAAAGAAGGGCTCTGAATCCACGTGA
- a CDS encoding histone acetyltransferase MOZ/SAS family protein, which produces MTSSKGGHVGADSGPMKAASSSMIGSKAKSHQKSREKSTVIARAREHYASQFPTAYPMESHLWGFDHSRKQWRKCNVVHARPRVGNIDMKSISARDYDYYIHWLGSDRRLDCWLDISDVRTLEEGPIDGDDVSHDVEEEVHDHGGMDEEYLREHEMNTKLKTIQRVKLGPYLVDAWYFSPYPKPYQDLDILYICEFCLLFFVDESELTWHIPRCDLRHPPGNEIYRDGNLAMFEVDGALSSIYCENLCYLSKLFLDHKSLRHTVNLFIFYVMTEVDDNGYHITGYFSKEKHSSNNVSCILSLPQHQRKGYGKFLTAFSYLLSRKEGRTGTPERPLSDLGRASYMSYWSEVLLEILFDPRYENVTIEMLSHMTCFEPNDIIMCLEELGLLHTLSNGRSVITILPEKKEELQSKSRTKTRKLYMEKLHWIPYDSHHEAAPV; this is translated from the exons ATGACGTCTTCCAAGGGTGGTCACGTCGGTGCAGACAGCGGACCGATGAAGgctgcttcttcttctaTGATTGGCTCCAAGGCCAAGTCTCACCAGAAATCTCGTGAGAAGAGTACTGTAATAGCCCGTGCTCGTGAGCATTATGCATCTCAG TTTCCAACTGCGTATCCCATGGAGAGTCATCTTTGGGGATTTGACCATTCTCGTAAGCAGTGGCGCAAGTGCAACGTAGTTCACGCACG GCCTCGTGTTGGCAACATTGATATGAAATCTATCAGTGCTCGTGACTATGACTACTACATCCACTGGTTGGGATCAGATCGCAGGTTAGACTGTTGGTTGGACATTAGTGATGTTCGTACTCTAGAGGAGGGTCCAATAGATGGTGACGACGTGTCGCATGACGTTGAGGAAGAGGTCCATGATCACGGAGGTATGGATGAAGAGTACTTACGTGAGCATGAGATGAACACTAAGTTGAAGACTATTCAGCGCGTTAAGTTAGGTCCATATTTGGTAGACGCCTGGTACTTTTCGCCTTATCCAAAACCTTATCAAGAccttgatatattatatatttgcgAGTTCTGCTTACTTTTCTTTGT AGATGAGTCAGAATTAACGTGGCATATACCACGTTGTGATTTACGTCATCCTCCTGGCAATGAGATTTACCGTGATGGCAACTTGGCAATGTTTGAGGTGGACGGCGCTTTGAGTAGTATCTATTGTGAGAATTTGTGCTACTTATCCAAGTTATTTTTGGACCACAAGAGTTTGCGTCATACTGTTaatttatttattttctaTGTGATGACGGAAGTTGATGACAATGGATATCACATTACAGGATACTTTTCTAAGGAAAAGCACAGTAGCAACAACGTATCTTGTATTTTATCGCTACCTCAACATCAACGCAAGGGTTATGGTAAATTTCTAACAGCGTTCAGTTATTTATTGTCCCGTAAGGAGGGTCGCACAGGTACTCCTGAGCGTCCTTTATCTGATTTGGGTCGTGCTTCTTATATGTCATATTGGTCTGAGGTACTGCTTGAAATACTATTTGACCCACGGTACGAGAATGTTACAATAGAGATGCTATCGCACATGACTTGCTTCGAGCCCAATGACATTATAATGTGTTTGGAGGAGTTGGGTCTCTTACATACACTATCTAATGGTAGATCTGTGATAACGATACTTCCCGAGAAGAAAGAGGAGCTGCAGTCTAAATCTCGTACTAAGACTCGTAAACTTTACATGGAGAAGCTGCATTGGATTCCTTATGACTCACATCACGAAGCAGCTCCAGTTTGA
- a CDS encoding Peptidase M16 inactive domain family protein, which produces MNCNLEGSSGGSGLVNMLVAGFMFVNRVTLNQVDVTEYISHRSGLRVFLADYESPVVNSYYVVPTRADTDEGLPHTLEHLIFLGSQNYPERGTLDMLASRALATGTNAWTDVDHTVYTVSTAGIEGNLKLLPVYLDHILMPTLTNDGFITDVHRITPNGSNSGTVYSEMKSHENSADELTNIALMKMLYPGDSDYTKSYGGRLEALRSTNITRIREYHKRFYRLENLSIVIGGRLGDHKSILDTISKAETDVFAAGVEPIVLDPKIYYGISHWDDPSHYTPMTESAEATVRFPNDDEELGHYTIAWRGPSWNQFDDVRAVSILGLYLTSTPVSPLEKGLIHCENPLGSSVSFTLDEYRETSFSIRVSDVPNDSDSMSTVDKRVRDILLETYKQPLDMRRLHALITHEYLSFQRSIETSPSNTLIDGIISYILHGTSREDLDQQLEGHDQLLGLMEQGEVYWKSIIWRYFIQTSSAVVRTLPSISEAERIKKAEQDLIDYQLTHSDLAFLEEQEARVDEMLKSKESPVPEAVLNKFGMVDMSNIQPIAWPYMRNFSSIGPGYDGGKVVTGTVQFFNESGGKGYSPEWDPIANGLDKLDLLMQVNHIASEFVRISVMVPTSTVSLTHLEKQSLTLLCALLFESDIAEADGVIPADRFIKMLEEHTSSYLAMLGFNSSFGKPDAFSELINISITGSQKVYDKLLSILKNVLRGVRFNNTIIQSRVKSLLKSFKKKTRSAKSIVSQATMAMRLPLESTAMSNSIGQQLVFLQYALENDMTEFFQDLYQKIFTQSNMVVHITADLSRLPPGWTRPWEFLQGTVDKTVPLNKLIPLNVDHDNAYNGSHGIFTTMSSTDVSYLNFAISAPKGYNHKDYASLMVLSEYLGMMEGPLFRAIRGGGFAYNYGVTYAPAFGELRLVLQQAVDLLGALRATNDVIEKMSKGMILTESDVLSAACSTVYSVIAEESTLADFSAVTFQDAFRGVGADFTKVLLQRIRQVKAKDLHYLADRYLDHFSGYSNIDRKMAVVSTANQADEYSLGLAEMGYSGFDNVNVKQVLGFCVTNTFAELSCNATGDKSCSSDDDSSSAADVSDYETHEVDLSDGNSSDREVFV; this is translated from the coding sequence ATGAATTGTAACCTCGAGGGTTCGTCAGGCGGCAGCGGCCTGGTGAACATGTTGGTGGCTGGATTCATGTTTGTTAACCGTGTGACATTGAATCAGGTTGACGTTACTGAGTACATATCTCATCGTAGTGGCTTGCGCGTGTTTTTGGCTGATTACGAATCTCCAGTTGTGAACTCTTATTACGTGGTTCCTACTCGTGCGGATACCGATGAAGGATTACCGCATACATTGGAGCATTTGATATTCTTGGGAAGTCAGAATTATCCTGAGCGTGGTACATTAGACATGTTGGCTTCTCGTGCTCTTGCTACTGGGACCAACGCATGGACCGATGTCGATCACACTGTCTATACTGTTTCCACTGCTGGTATCGAAGGTAATTTGAAGTTGTTACCTGTATATTTGGATCACATATTGATGCCTACTTTAACAAATGACGGATTTATAACAGATGTTCATCGTATTACTCCTAATGGATCTAACTCTGGAACTGTATATTCCGAGATGAAATCTCACGAAAACAGTGCTGATGAGTTGACGAACATTGCATTAATGAAGATGTTGTATCCTGGTGATAGTGATTACACTAAATCCTATGGTGGTCGTTTAGAGGCTTTGAGGTCTACTAACATTACCCGTATTCGTGAGTACCACAAACGTTTTTACCGATTGGAGAACTTATCTATTGTTATTGGTGGTAGACTCGGTGACCACAAGAGTATTTTAGATACCATATCTAAGGCTGAGACGGATGTGTTTGCTGCTGGTGTTGAACCCATTGTTCTCGATCCTAAAATTTACTATGGCATTTCTCATTGGGATGACCCAAGTCATTATACCCCAATGACCGAGAGTGCTGAGGCAACCGTAAGATTTCCtaatgatgatgaagaactTGGTCATTACACAATAGCGTGGCGTGGTCCATCCTGGAATCAGTTTGACGACGTTCGTGCTGTTTCCATCCTGGGTTTATATCTTACATCCACACCTGTGTCACCCTTGGAGAAGGGTTTAATCCACTGTGAAAACCCGTTGGGTAGTAGTGTCAGTTTTACATTGGACGAGTATCGCGAAACTAGCTTTAGCATCCGTGTTTCTGATGTTCCTAACGACAGCGATTCTATGTCTACGGTGGACAAACGCGTTCGTGATATACTTTTGGAAACATACAAACAACCTCTTGACATGCGTCGGTTGCACGCTTTGATCACTCATGAGTATTTATCATTCCAGCGTTCAATTGAGACATCTCCCAGTAACACTTTGATAGACGGAataatatcatatatactcCACGGCACTTCTCGTGAAGATCTTGATCAACAATTGGAGGGTCATGACCAATTACTCGGTTTAATGGAGCAAGGTGAGGTATACTGGAAGAGCATTATTTGGCGTTACTTTATTCAAACAAGTTCTGCCGTTGTGAGAACACTTCCCAGCATTTCTGAGGCTGAACGTATAAAGAAGGCTGAACAGGACCTGATTGACTACCAGTTGACCCATAGTGATTTAGCATTTTTAGAGGAGCAGGAGGCTCGTGTGGATGAAATGCTTAAGTCCAAGGAAAGTCCAGTTCCGGAGGCTGTTTTGAACAAATTTGGCATGGTTGACATGTCAAACATCCAACCCATTGCATGGCCATACATGCGTAACTTCAGTTCTATTGGCCCGGGATACGATGGTGGCAAGGTGGTAACAGGAACTGTCCAATTCTTCAATGAATCTGGCGGCAAGGGCTATTCTCCTGAATGGGATCCCATAGCTAATGGTTTGGACAAGCTTGATTTGTTAATGCAGGTGAACCATATCGCATCTGAGTTTGTTCGTATCAGTGTTATGGTACCCACGAGCACTGTGTCGTTAACTCACTTAGAGAAGCAATCTTTGACCTTGCTTTGTGCGTTATTGTTTGAGTCCGACATTGCTGAAGCTGATGGTGTCATTCCAGCTGATAGGTTTATCAAGATGCTAGAGGAGCATACTTCTTCCTACTTGGCCATGCTTGGATTCAACTCATCATTTGGGAAGCCTGATGCTTTCAGTGAATTGATTAACATTTCAATAACAGGTTCACAGAAGGTCTACGACAAGTTACTGTCCATTTTGAAGAACGTGCTTCGCGGAGTTCGCTTTAATAATACCATAATTCAATCCCGGGTTAAATCATTACTCAAGTCGTTTAAAAAGAAAACCCGTTCCGCCAAATCCATTGTATCACAGGCCACTATGGCTATGAGGTTGCCATTGGAAAGTACTGCCATGTCCAATAGCATCGGTCAACAACTTGTATTTTTGCAATACGCATTGGAAAATGATATGACCGAATTCTTCCAGGATCTATACCAAAAGATATTTACTCAGTCCAACATGGTAGTTCACATAACTGCTGATTTATCTAGATTACCTCCAGGTTGGACTCGACCTTGGGAATTCTTGCAGGGTACTGTAGACAAGACAGTGCCACTAAACAAGCTGATTCCTTTGAACGTTGACCACGACAATGCCTATAATGGATCACATGGTATATTCACCACAATGTCCAGTACCGATGTATCATATTTGAATTTTGCCATCTCAGCTCCCAAGGGTTACAACCATAAAGATTATGCTTCATTAATGGTTCTTTCGGAATACCTTGGTATGATGGAGGGACCACTATTCCGCGCTATTCGCGGCGGTGGTTTTGCTTACAACTATGGTGTTACTTATGCACCAGCATTCGGGGAATTACGTTTGGTATTGCAGCAGGCGGTAGACCTTCTTGGTGCATTGAGAGCTACTAACGATGTCATTGAAAAGATGTCAAAGGGTATGATTCTTACGGAGTCAGATGTTCTATCAGCTGCTTGTTCCACTGTATACAGTGTCATAGCCGAGGAAAGTACATTGGCTGATTTCAGTGCCGTTACATTCCAGGATGCGTTCCGTGGTGTTGGTGCCGACTTCACAAAGGTGCTGCTCCAACGTATTCGACAAGTCAAAGCCAAGGATTTACATTACCTAGCAGATAGGTATTTGGATCACTTTAGTGGCTATTCAAATATTGACAGGAAGATGGCTGTAGTATCAACTGCTAATCAAGCTGATGAATACTCATTAGGTCTTGCTGAGATGGGTTACTCTGGTTTTGATAATGTCAATGTCAAACAAGTACTAGGCTTTTGCGTAACCAATACGTTTGCGGAGCTTTCTTGTAACGCTACGGGCGATAAAAGTTGCAGTAGCGACGACGACTCGAGTTCAGCTGCGGACGTTAGTGACTATGAGACCCATGAAGTTGATTTAAGCGATGGCAACAGCAGTGACCGGGAGGTATttgtataa